Proteins encoded within one genomic window of Phototrophicus methaneseepsis:
- a CDS encoding cytochrome b/b6 domain-containing protein, which yields MIRLNKTFRTPALLTIFGIVFIAVALYLMAGASRIVAQDNPLHPTFALLDTDGNAVIETGNSVSTIQTCGSCHDADFIASHSVHADVGLSLIGRDTYRDWQISNGLYGGWDPIHYDYLSEDDLDLDGWIQTYGLRHAGGGPVADVGIEMNCFLCHLEQPSNEARINELVAGNYTWASTATLANTGIVTDSDAGWQWNADAFNDDGQLLEEYITVSSPSNANCGQCHGIVHGNAQEPLVFEPEDTSQWHTLITGQLYSPQRISNSGMNIANKDDMARSWDVHAERVVNCIDCHYSLNNPVFFVESNASRPEHLTFDPRRMDINEFLTRPLHQFANGGSEYDEVFPAFTRSTRTCTSCHDVVSTHNWLPYAERHTEALACETCHIPELTAPALESADWTVLNTDGSAVFTYRGIEGEDSSALLTGYKPVILPQEQGDNVVLAPYNLITSWYWVYGDSRQPVPMEALQAAWLDNSAYAEDIIALFDANADGRIDVEELVIDSDEKANLIAERLAEQGYEDAQIAGDVEAYSIHHNVTYGEWAISSCETCHSDDSLLAAPMVISNRTPGSIEPTFINSDNAKLNGTLSINDNGMLMYDPSFDTEPANFYIMGKSNVSIIDWIGVLLFLGSLAGVMLHAGLRYLAARRVSAPSEPELREVYMYTIYERQWHWLQTVVIFGLIFTGLVIHKPDMFGMFSFRYIVLIHNALAIILVINAALAAFYHFVSGEIQQFLPKPVGFFDKMFAQARYYLWGIFHNEPHPFEKTRDAKMNPIQQLTYFGLLNVLLPLQVLTGIAMWGAQQWPEVTASLGGLPFLAPFHSLIAWLLATFIVVHVYMTTTGHTPLANIRAMIFGWDEVETHEAESHTTESTGATS from the coding sequence ATGATTCGCTTGAACAAGACTTTTAGAACCCCAGCCCTACTGACGATTTTCGGTATTGTATTCATCGCCGTCGCTCTTTATCTCATGGCTGGCGCATCCCGTATAGTGGCACAGGACAACCCGCTGCATCCGACGTTTGCATTGTTGGATACAGACGGCAATGCTGTCATTGAAACAGGAAATTCTGTTTCTACGATTCAGACATGTGGTAGTTGTCACGATGCCGACTTCATCGCCAGCCACAGCGTTCATGCTGATGTTGGTCTCAGCCTGATAGGCCGTGATACTTATCGTGACTGGCAAATATCCAACGGTCTGTATGGCGGCTGGGACCCGATTCACTACGACTACCTATCAGAAGACGATCTCGACTTGGATGGCTGGATTCAGACCTATGGGCTGCGCCATGCAGGTGGTGGGCCCGTCGCTGATGTCGGTATCGAGATGAACTGCTTCCTCTGCCATCTTGAGCAGCCAAGTAACGAAGCGCGCATCAATGAACTCGTTGCTGGAAATTATACCTGGGCCAGTACGGCGACATTAGCCAACACAGGGATTGTGACTGACTCTGACGCGGGTTGGCAGTGGAATGCCGATGCATTCAATGATGATGGCCAACTGCTTGAGGAATATATCACCGTTAGCAGCCCGAGCAATGCAAACTGTGGCCAATGTCACGGTATTGTTCACGGGAATGCACAAGAGCCACTCGTCTTTGAGCCTGAGGACACCTCACAGTGGCACACGCTTATCACAGGCCAGCTCTATTCACCACAGCGGATCAGTAACAGTGGCATGAATATCGCCAACAAAGACGACATGGCCCGGTCCTGGGATGTGCATGCTGAGCGTGTCGTCAACTGCATCGACTGCCACTACTCGCTCAACAATCCCGTGTTCTTTGTGGAGTCCAACGCGAGCCGTCCCGAGCACCTGACATTCGATCCGCGCCGTATGGACATCAATGAATTCCTGACACGGCCACTCCACCAGTTTGCTAACGGCGGCTCGGAATACGATGAGGTCTTCCCGGCGTTCACACGTTCCACACGGACGTGCACATCATGCCACGATGTCGTATCCACACACAATTGGCTGCCATATGCCGAACGACACACGGAAGCACTGGCTTGTGAAACCTGCCATATTCCAGAGTTGACTGCACCTGCGCTTGAATCTGCTGACTGGACTGTCTTGAATACAGACGGAAGTGCTGTCTTCACATATCGTGGGATCGAAGGTGAGGATAGTTCTGCCCTGCTAACAGGATACAAGCCCGTTATCCTTCCGCAGGAACAAGGCGATAATGTCGTGCTGGCGCCGTATAATCTTATAACGAGCTGGTACTGGGTCTACGGCGATTCCCGGCAACCGGTTCCAATGGAAGCCCTGCAAGCAGCCTGGCTAGACAATAGCGCCTATGCTGAGGATATTATCGCGCTGTTTGATGCCAACGCTGATGGTCGTATCGATGTTGAAGAATTGGTCATCGACAGTGATGAAAAGGCCAATCTAATCGCCGAACGATTGGCAGAACAAGGCTATGAAGACGCACAGATCGCGGGGGATGTGGAAGCCTATAGCATCCATCACAATGTCACTTATGGCGAATGGGCGATCAGTAGCTGCGAAACATGCCACAGCGACGACTCACTACTGGCAGCGCCGATGGTCATCAGCAATCGCACGCCGGGTAGTATAGAGCCTACGTTCATCAACAGCGACAATGCCAAACTGAACGGCACGCTGAGCATCAATGACAATGGCATGCTTATGTACGATCCGTCATTCGATACGGAGCCTGCCAATTTCTATATCATGGGTAAGAGCAATGTGTCGATCATTGATTGGATCGGCGTGCTGCTGTTCTTAGGTTCACTGGCAGGCGTGATGCTCCATGCTGGCTTGCGCTACCTGGCAGCGCGTCGTGTTTCCGCTCCATCAGAGCCAGAGCTGCGCGAAGTCTACATGTATACAATCTATGAACGGCAATGGCACTGGCTGCAAACGGTGGTCATTTTCGGCCTGATCTTTACGGGTCTAGTTATCCACAAGCCAGACATGTTTGGCATGTTCAGCTTCCGATATATCGTGCTAATACATAATGCCCTTGCGATCATTCTGGTCATCAATGCGGCGCTGGCGGCCTTCTATCATTTTGTTAGCGGCGAGATTCAGCAATTTTTGCCCAAACCCGTTGGTTTCTTCGACAAGATGTTTGCCCAGGCGCGTTATTACCTGTGGGGCATCTTCCACAATGAGCCACATCCGTTCGAGAAGACACGTGATGCCAAGATGAACCCCATCCAGCAGTTGACCTACTTCGGCCTGCTGAATGTGCTGCTGCCGTTGCAGGTTCTTACAGGTATCGCCATGTGGGGTGCACAGCAATGGCCGGAAGTCACAGCTAGCCTGGGCGGCTTACCCTTCTTGGCACCCTTCCACTCGTTGATCGCGTGGTTACTGGCCACTTTCATTGTCGTCCATGTTTATATGACTACAACGGGCCATACCCCCTTAGCCAATATTAGAGCCATGATTTTCGGCTGGGATGAGGTCGAAACACATGAGGCCGAATCTCACACAACAGAATCAACAGGAGCAACGTCATGA
- a CDS encoding YeeE/YedE thiosulfate transporter family protein, protein MTTLNPNMERNLVTAANDAAGETQAKPYVNPYFAAILLGIVLFLAFFITGSGLGASGGLNRILVVAEDLIAPGHVDNVPYLIDMAGGDRNPLDNWIVFLTLGTVIGGFVSGWRNKRIKVETVKGPRITRETRWLMAFIGGTLMGYGARLARGCTSGQALSGGAVLSVGSWAFMFAVFGGAYALAYFVRRLWY, encoded by the coding sequence ATGACGACTCTCAATCCGAATATGGAGCGTAATCTGGTGACTGCGGCGAATGATGCAGCCGGGGAGACTCAGGCCAAGCCCTACGTCAATCCGTATTTCGCAGCTATCTTGCTGGGCATCGTCCTTTTCCTGGCCTTCTTCATCACGGGGAGTGGTCTGGGTGCATCCGGCGGTCTGAACCGTATCCTGGTTGTTGCAGAAGATTTAATCGCACCGGGGCATGTCGACAATGTGCCGTATCTAATCGACATGGCTGGTGGCGATAGGAACCCTCTCGATAACTGGATCGTTTTCCTAACGCTTGGCACCGTCATTGGTGGTTTTGTCTCAGGCTGGCGCAACAAGCGCATCAAAGTGGAAACGGTCAAGGGCCCACGCATTACCCGTGAAACACGCTGGTTGATGGCCTTCATCGGCGGCACGTTGATGGGTTACGGTGCTCGGTTAGCGCGCGGTTGTACATCTGGCCAGGCACTATCTGGTGGCGCAGTATTATCCGTCGGAAGTTGGGCATTCATGTTTGCTGTTTTCGGTGGTGCCTACGCACTTGCCTATTTTGTCCGCAGACTCTGGTACTAG
- a CDS encoding YeeE/YedE thiosulfate transporter family protein, with protein sequence MAPFPLNLTELLGHWPSYIVYLVIGFAFGYVLEIAGFGNSSKLAAQFYFKEMTVLKVMFGAIIVAMVLIFGATGLGLLDYNLIYVNPTYLWPGIIGGLIMGFGFIIGGFCPGTSLVSAATAKLDGIMFVLGVFLGIFLFGETVGLYEDFWYSSYMGRFTLMDLFNTGVGPIVVVVVIAAILAFLGAEMAEKYIGKMPLAQFGRWRYSAAAGIIVLAFVVLFIGQPTNADKWARMADEQETRIENREIYIHPGEILHLMEDPKITVKMIDVRSETDYNIFHVLDAKHIPADQIQSYVGEFNLEPANTVFMLMSNDEETATEAWRTLIAESVPNVYVLEGGVNNWVSIFSDKEFVTSAQVPDHAADTLAFAFPSALGSRSPAADPNPDVYELEYESKVVLELKRGPASGGCG encoded by the coding sequence ATGGCACCCTTCCCACTTAATCTTACTGAACTGCTCGGCCACTGGCCATCATATATCGTCTATCTGGTTATCGGTTTCGCCTTTGGCTACGTCCTGGAAATCGCAGGTTTTGGTAACTCTAGTAAATTAGCTGCCCAGTTCTACTTTAAAGAAATGACTGTGCTTAAGGTTATGTTCGGCGCAATCATCGTCGCTATGGTACTGATTTTTGGCGCAACGGGTCTCGGATTACTGGATTACAACCTGATCTATGTAAACCCAACCTATCTGTGGCCGGGTATCATCGGTGGCTTGATTATGGGCTTCGGCTTCATCATTGGTGGCTTTTGCCCTGGGACATCGCTCGTTTCTGCAGCTACTGCCAAGCTCGATGGCATTATGTTCGTGCTCGGTGTGTTCCTGGGTATCTTCCTGTTTGGCGAGACAGTTGGGCTGTACGAAGATTTCTGGTATTCGTCCTATATGGGGCGCTTCACACTGATGGACCTGTTCAATACGGGTGTCGGTCCGATTGTGGTGGTCGTTGTGATTGCGGCAATCCTGGCGTTCTTGGGTGCAGAAATGGCCGAGAAATATATCGGTAAGATGCCGTTAGCCCAGTTCGGACGCTGGCGTTACAGCGCTGCTGCTGGCATCATCGTGCTGGCATTTGTCGTCTTATTTATTGGCCAGCCAACCAACGCTGACAAATGGGCACGCATGGCCGATGAGCAAGAAACACGTATTGAAAACCGTGAAATCTACATCCATCCTGGCGAGATCTTGCATCTGATGGAAGATCCTAAGATCACAGTCAAAATGATTGATGTGCGCTCAGAGACGGACTATAACATCTTCCATGTTCTGGATGCGAAGCACATTCCTGCGGATCAAATTCAATCTTATGTTGGCGAATTCAACCTTGAACCGGCGAACACGGTGTTTATGTTGATGTCCAATGACGAGGAAACAGCAACCGAGGCGTGGCGTACCCTGATTGCTGAAAGTGTCCCCAATGTTTATGTGCTTGAGGGTGGCGTCAATAACTGGGTGAGCATATTCAGTGACAAAGAATTCGTAACCAGCGCGCAAGTGCCTGATCATGCTGCTGACACCCTCGCCTTCGCGTTCCCATCAGCATTGGGTTCGCGCAGTCCGGCTGCCGATCCAAATCCAGATGTCTATGAACTTGAATATGAATCCAAAGTGGTACTTGAGCTGAAGCGGGGCCCCGCAAGTGGTGGGTGTGGTTAA
- a CDS encoding LuxR C-terminal-related transcriptional regulator, protein MPFLLRTKIQIPPIPSQHVYRERLELDARLKTDQQLVLVSAPAGFGKSSFLIEWAHHLRQSGTRVAWYALDERDNDPARFGAYIQSAFQLAHEGHSFGEHFPEQTGPQEAISAIVNYVADEATPFVFIIDDYHLITEPQIHEAVGLLADYMPPNMRLAIGTRADPPLQLARLRAQGKIAELRMADLRFNPEEISNWFQHALGWLPTKDLLIQLDDLTEGWAAVLALIMMSQDHPNQDQFANQLAHYSLAQRHIFDYLMQEIFENLPETVRNFQLDTCVLNRLHPLVCRVLTDSDSAPRLLNQLATQSLFVIPLSDTEPIYRYHHLFEQFLRQYLQMHDPEHFLKQQRLAAKWHAEQGHIVEAVDHALSAQDYDYVASLIEEEAWQALTNRGEIVTIMHWLSHIPDETLDHHPRLCLYFSRACYLTGDIKISDEYITRAMKQLDHTELSLSEEQSLRAIAYNYSATLAAYRGEIGAGLEWIRQANNLINHVEGLDRVRIANTEGYLRYLIGDVPQARRAYQTALQLAQEIDHQYLTLDAQYYLAQIDLLAGDLQGVQDRCQSILAKASVKIGPLSIIMLPLVFVYYQRNQIIEAEALVRDAITLARRANIPDALWWAYLLLADVMWARGEYDEVKICLEQAVTYSQGFASPVMALRIGAAEARLALQMNDIDAAIEWAQKFQASEPSRYYRDQENLVLVRVYLAQGNTHSALAILEEVITQAQEAGRLSSVMTGELLRALAQQQISGPDDPTSLSSLEHVLQIAQAQGVVRLFLDLGQPAQRLLHTAVMRDIYPDHAQRLLDIAADAQAVQHPADVLTDREIEVLALIAEGASNQVIANELVISLGTVKSHIHHIMNKLDAQNRTEAVNKARSLHILAD, encoded by the coding sequence ATGCCGTTCCTACTTCGAACAAAAATCCAAATTCCGCCGATACCCAGCCAACACGTTTATCGAGAGCGTTTGGAGCTTGATGCACGGCTTAAGACCGACCAGCAACTGGTGCTGGTCTCGGCACCGGCGGGTTTTGGCAAATCCTCTTTCCTAATTGAATGGGCGCATCACCTCCGACAGAGTGGCACCCGTGTTGCCTGGTATGCCTTAGATGAACGAGACAATGATCCGGCACGTTTTGGCGCGTATATACAGTCTGCCTTCCAACTCGCACATGAGGGTCACTCGTTCGGGGAGCACTTTCCGGAACAAACCGGCCCCCAGGAAGCCATAAGTGCCATCGTCAATTATGTTGCTGATGAGGCAACGCCTTTTGTTTTTATCATCGACGACTATCATCTTATAACCGAGCCTCAGATTCATGAGGCAGTGGGACTGTTAGCAGATTACATGCCACCCAATATGCGTCTGGCGATTGGCACAAGAGCCGACCCACCCCTCCAACTGGCCCGGCTACGAGCCCAGGGCAAGATCGCAGAATTACGCATGGCTGACCTCCGCTTTAATCCTGAAGAAATATCAAATTGGTTCCAACATGCTTTGGGATGGCTTCCGACAAAAGATCTTCTAATACAGTTGGACGATCTGACAGAAGGCTGGGCCGCTGTCCTGGCACTGATTATGATGAGCCAGGATCACCCTAATCAAGATCAATTTGCAAACCAACTCGCACACTATTCTTTAGCCCAGCGACATATCTTTGACTACCTGATGCAAGAGATTTTTGAAAATCTGCCAGAGACCGTTAGGAATTTTCAACTGGATACGTGCGTCTTGAATCGACTTCATCCGCTCGTGTGCCGTGTCTTGACGGATAGCGATTCTGCCCCGCGCCTGCTCAATCAATTGGCCACACAAAGCCTGTTTGTAATTCCACTTTCCGATACAGAACCGATCTACCGCTATCATCACCTGTTCGAGCAGTTCCTGCGCCAGTATTTGCAGATGCATGATCCAGAACACTTCTTAAAGCAGCAACGGCTGGCAGCCAAATGGCATGCGGAACAAGGTCATATTGTGGAAGCAGTCGATCATGCCCTAAGCGCACAGGATTACGATTATGTCGCTAGCCTGATAGAAGAAGAAGCCTGGCAAGCCCTGACAAATCGTGGCGAGATCGTGACGATTATGCATTGGTTGTCTCACATCCCGGATGAGACGCTGGATCATCATCCTCGTCTTTGCCTCTACTTCTCGAGAGCGTGTTATCTAACAGGCGACATCAAGATATCAGATGAATACATCACCAGGGCGATGAAACAACTTGACCATACCGAGCTTTCCCTGTCTGAAGAGCAATCGTTGCGCGCTATCGCCTACAACTATTCGGCGACCCTCGCTGCCTATCGTGGCGAGATCGGAGCAGGCTTGGAATGGATCCGGCAAGCGAACAATTTAATCAATCATGTAGAAGGTTTAGACCGCGTCCGAATCGCGAATACAGAAGGTTATTTGCGCTATCTTATTGGTGATGTTCCCCAGGCACGACGTGCCTATCAAACTGCCCTACAACTCGCGCAGGAAATAGATCATCAGTACTTGACACTCGATGCCCAATATTACTTAGCACAGATTGACCTTTTGGCTGGTGATTTGCAGGGGGTGCAAGATCGTTGTCAGTCCATCCTCGCCAAAGCATCCGTCAAAATCGGGCCCTTGAGCATTATCATGTTGCCACTGGTGTTTGTGTATTATCAACGTAACCAGATTATCGAAGCAGAAGCACTCGTGCGGGATGCCATTACCCTGGCACGACGCGCCAATATTCCTGATGCGTTATGGTGGGCTTACTTGCTGTTGGCTGATGTCATGTGGGCTCGTGGAGAATATGATGAAGTTAAAATCTGCCTTGAACAAGCTGTCACCTATTCTCAAGGCTTCGCCAGCCCTGTGATGGCGTTACGCATCGGCGCAGCCGAAGCGAGGCTTGCGCTGCAAATGAACGATATAGACGCCGCCATAGAATGGGCACAAAAATTCCAGGCGAGCGAGCCCTCGCGCTATTATCGCGATCAGGAAAATCTGGTTCTGGTGCGGGTCTATCTAGCGCAAGGAAACACCCATTCAGCACTCGCAATTTTAGAAGAAGTCATCACGCAGGCACAAGAAGCCGGTCGCCTAAGCAGTGTGATGACAGGCGAACTGCTACGGGCGCTGGCCCAACAGCAAATTTCTGGACCAGATGATCCGACGAGCCTGTCATCGCTCGAACACGTACTCCAAATCGCACAAGCACAGGGCGTTGTGCGTCTCTTCCTGGACCTGGGACAACCTGCTCAGCGCCTACTCCATACGGCTGTCATGCGTGACATCTACCCGGACCATGCTCAGCGGTTGTTAGATATTGCTGCCGATGCACAGGCCGTTCAGCATCCGGCGGATGTGCTAACAGACCGGGAAATTGAAGTACTGGCACTGATCGCAGAAGGGGCCAGCAATCAAGTCATCGCTAATGAACTCGTCATCAGCCTCGGAACCGTTAAGAGCCATATTCACCACATTATGAACAAGCTTGATGCCCAGAATCGCACAGAAGCCGTGAACAAAGCGCGGTCGCTGCACATCCTCGCTGATTAA
- a CDS encoding alpha/beta fold hydrolase produces MTNTLSLEPRAKAKQASARRQQRHPIRRLITGLLRTVALLIVIISGLPIVLLYFVTAVPVFLAGILTLIDLGLIAALFYFDQTPRLVISNVIIWIFVSMIAIALSQHFASTPPIMDANGKPIRGSIATMEAVELNGSQQWITIRGNDTNNPILLFLAGGPGGSELVMTRRYLGDLEAHFVVVNWDQPGTGKSYGAVPFDELTPERYVDDAHALALYLRERFDKEKIYVFGESWGSIIGVWLVQQYPDLFYALITTGQMVDPVENDILMYDLAFELLTEQGRNDDVEMLRRNGPPPYTSGELLGKFGAINGVLNNYMDAHAHGEGTHHNLLIDSLGAQEYGLVDKVTWLLGLAKTFTTVYPQIYDVDLRMQAPRLEIPVYMIKGRWDVNAPNSLAEEYFNLLEAPHKEWFWFEDSAHTPSWDEPAHFTDVIVNTVLAQTQPDTQ; encoded by the coding sequence ATGACAAACACGCTATCCCTTGAACCTCGTGCAAAGGCGAAACAAGCTTCAGCACGCCGCCAACAGCGCCATCCGATTCGCCGGCTCATAACGGGACTACTCCGTACCGTCGCCTTGCTGATTGTCATCATCAGCGGCCTTCCGATTGTATTGCTCTATTTCGTGACAGCCGTCCCGGTCTTTTTAGCAGGTATCCTGACTCTGATTGACCTTGGCCTGATCGCCGCCCTGTTCTACTTCGACCAGACGCCTCGGCTGGTCATTAGCAACGTGATTATCTGGATATTTGTCTCTATGATAGCGATCGCCTTGTCCCAGCACTTTGCTTCCACACCGCCCATTATGGACGCAAATGGTAAGCCAATTCGCGGCAGCATCGCCACTATGGAAGCCGTTGAGCTCAATGGCAGCCAGCAATGGATCACGATCCGTGGCAATGACACGAACAACCCGATTCTGCTATTCCTGGCGGGTGGTCCGGGGGGTAGTGAATTGGTCATGACTCGGCGTTACCTGGGTGATCTCGAAGCGCATTTCGTCGTCGTGAACTGGGATCAACCAGGGACAGGCAAATCCTATGGTGCAGTTCCATTTGATGAGCTAACACCAGAGCGCTATGTTGACGATGCTCATGCGCTAGCGCTGTACTTGCGCGAGCGATTCGACAAAGAAAAGATTTACGTCTTTGGCGAATCCTGGGGCAGCATTATCGGTGTGTGGTTGGTTCAGCAGTACCCGGATTTGTTTTATGCGCTCATCACCACCGGCCAAATGGTCGATCCTGTTGAAAACGACATTCTCATGTATGATCTCGCCTTTGAACTGCTCACCGAACAAGGGCGCAATGACGATGTTGAGATGCTGCGCCGCAACGGCCCCCCACCCTATACCTCTGGTGAACTGCTCGGCAAGTTTGGGGCTATCAATGGCGTTCTCAACAACTATATGGACGCACACGCTCACGGTGAAGGAACACATCACAACCTGCTCATCGACTCTTTGGGAGCTCAAGAATATGGACTGGTTGATAAAGTAACCTGGCTACTTGGCTTGGCGAAGACCTTCACGACCGTGTATCCTCAAATTTATGATGTGGACCTCAGAATGCAAGCGCCACGTTTAGAGATACCCGTGTACATGATTAAGGGTCGATGGGATGTGAATGCACCGAATAGCTTGGCAGAAGAATACTTCAACCTGCTTGAAGCACCACACAAAGAATGGTTCTGGTTTGAGGATTCTGCCCACACACCAAGTTGGGATGAACCTGCACATTTTACTGATGTCATAGTCAATACCGTTCTAGCACAGACGCAACCGGACACCCAGTAA
- a CDS encoding c-type cytochrome — translation MDLSEQSQFSISILFYLSMTMRRGGTMRSIRIVLLWLCMVLLSACGDVLPDEGSDSSTTGNDVLTLTTDPTMQTTTPAVSAANGTVDATVEETSTESFPTEQTSEAESAPVDEVSEAVRGADAANGEVLFQQMTAAGFACSTCHRTDSEERLIGPGLLNIGPYAWTRIEGMSAESYLYASITHPNDYIVETYLESLMPQTYSEIFSESEIYDITAYLMTLGDSLPPALASEDAPPTLEDVSTEDAALNTSIPETSTPQDDVSEIDSTEAAITTSESDMSEVETETDPIEATEESVEPTLAATVPYVIDLEGLGWGVPLVGEALFEQALVDDMACSDCHYDNSEDTLVGPGLLNIAERAVELGEDPVSYLYESLIDTEIHPELSAGYNEILTDSQILDLVAYMTTLIGDNNAVAQDDAIAHLIAAADVDHGNALFHEMNSTGFACSTCHYTDSSNMLVGPGLLGLPQRADERIPRQIAERYIYQSIISPDDYIVEGFPASVMPQTYADLFSQSDLYDLVAYLMTLSE, via the coding sequence TTGGATTTAAGTGAACAATCACAGTTCAGTATCTCTATTCTATTTTACCTTTCAATGACTATGAGACGAGGAGGGACGATGCGTTCAATACGAATCGTTTTGCTATGGCTATGTATGGTATTGTTATCTGCTTGTGGAGATGTTTTGCCAGACGAAGGGTCTGATTCAAGTACAACAGGCAATGATGTACTGACTTTGACGACAGATCCAACCATGCAAACGACAACCCCGGCAGTATCTGCAGCAAATGGGACGGTCGATGCAACGGTTGAAGAAACTTCTACAGAGAGCTTTCCTACGGAGCAAACGTCTGAGGCTGAATCTGCTCCTGTGGATGAAGTCTCAGAGGCTGTGCGAGGGGCTGATGCTGCAAATGGAGAAGTTTTGTTCCAGCAGATGACAGCTGCGGGCTTTGCTTGCAGCACTTGCCATAGAACGGATTCCGAGGAGCGCTTGATTGGTCCTGGTTTACTTAATATTGGCCCCTATGCCTGGACACGCATTGAGGGGATGTCTGCTGAGAGCTACCTGTATGCTTCCATCACACACCCGAATGATTATATCGTTGAAACATATCTTGAATCTCTGATGCCACAAACATACTCTGAAATCTTTTCAGAAAGTGAGATCTACGATATTACGGCCTATCTCATGACATTGGGAGATTCTTTACCACCTGCTTTAGCCAGCGAGGACGCTCCTCCTACGCTCGAAGACGTATCAACTGAAGATGCAGCACTAAATACGTCTATTCCGGAAACTTCGACACCACAGGATGATGTTTCTGAGATCGATAGCACTGAAGCAGCGATTACTACATCTGAAAGCGATATGTCTGAAGTAGAAACTGAAACAGATCCTATCGAAGCCACCGAAGAAAGTGTCGAACCGACGCTAGCGGCAACTGTGCCATATGTTATCGACCTGGAGGGGTTGGGGTGGGGCGTTCCTTTGGTTGGTGAAGCCCTGTTCGAGCAAGCTCTCGTTGACGATATGGCTTGTTCTGATTGCCATTATGATAACTCTGAAGATACGCTGGTTGGCCCTGGCTTGCTCAATATTGCTGAGCGTGCTGTCGAACTGGGTGAAGATCCGGTGAGTTATCTTTACGAGAGCCTCATTGATACTGAGATTCATCCTGAACTATCCGCAGGCTACAATGAGATCCTCACCGACTCCCAAATTCTTGATCTCGTTGCCTATATGACGACACTCATCGGCGACAACAATGCTGTGGCTCAAGACGATGCTATTGCCCACCTCATAGCGGCGGCCGATGTCGACCATGGGAATGCATTGTTTCATGAGATGAACAGCACTGGTTTTGCTTGCTCAACATGCCACTATACGGATTCATCTAATATGCTGGTTGGTCCTGGTCTGTTGGGGTTGCCTCAAAGGGCAGATGAACGTATTCCTCGCCAGATTGCCGAACGTTATATTTATCAATCGATCATTTCACCTGATGATTATATTGTCGAGGGCTTTCCTGCATCCGTCATGCCACAGACTTATGCCGACTTATTTAGTCAGAGTGATCTATACGATCTCGTTGCTTATCTCATGACATTGAGTGAGTGA